Below is a window of Caldisericia bacterium DNA.
ATTTTCTTGGTTTAAGAACTACAGATACACTTTCAGATGAAAGAGTATGGTATAAAGCAAATAAATTTGCGGGAAAATTATTAACAATTTCTGGTGTTATAATGCTTTTTGTTACTATTTTATTTATGGCTTTTAAACTCAAAAACTTCCTTTTACCCCTTATTTACATTAATTTATTAGTTTTAATAGTTATATCAATAATTTCAGTAATATATGCACACTCTTATGCAAAAAAATTAAAAAAAGAAGAAGGTGAGAAGCCTTTAATTTTAAAGAAAACAATTAATTATATCTTTATTATTGTTTGTATATCTCTCATTATAATTGGTCTTATTCTTCCATTTACAAAACCTAATCCATTTATTGGGGTTAGAATTCAGAAGACATTTGAAAGTTTTGAAAGATGGAAAATAGTAAATTTAATTACTGGAATTTTAATTGCAATATATGGTGCTATTTTTTCATATATATTTTATAAATTATTAAAAAAGGATGATTTAGAAAGAACAAAATTAACTTTAAAAACAATATCCATTTTCTTTCTTATATTAATTTTAATAACAATATTTACTATTTTTCTATCATTTTTAACTTAATAGTTCTTTTTATTCTCTGATAAAATTTTATTAATGATTGAATCTGAAATTTTTAAAAAATTAAGAAAAGATGTTTTTGATTCAATAGATTATCTTCTAAAAAAAATTGATCCTGAAAAAAGGGTTCAAGAATTTTTAATAAAAGAAGGTAATAAATTAAAAATAGGTGAAGATGAAATTGATTTAAATAAATTTGATAAAATATTTCTTATTTCTTTTGGAAAAGCTGGAGTTAAAATGGCAAAAGGCGCTCTTTTAAAAATAAGTTTTTATAAAGGTTTAGTTATAAGTAACATAGATTATTTTGATTTTCCAAATAATATTGAATATATTAAAGGCGAGCATCCAACTCCTGGGAATGGAAGTTTTTATGCAGGAAAAAAATTAATTGAACTTTCAAATGAAATTAAAGAAAATGATTTGACAATTATTTTAATATCAGGAGGTGGCTCATCACTTGTTGAGTATCCTTTGATTCCATTAAGCGATTTAAAAGAATTAACATCATTAATGTTAAAACATGGTCTTTCAATTGATGAAATTAATACAATAAGAAAACATATTTCTGAAATAAAAGGTGGTAAATTATTAAAATATTTAAAAGGAAAAGTTTATTCTCTAATTATTTCAGATGTTATAGGAGATGATTTAAGCGTTATATCATCAGGAGTTACATATTTTGATAATTCAACATTTTTAGATGCATTAAA
It encodes the following:
- a CDS encoding SdpI family protein, with the protein product MEEFISLFILNFIMIFGGIATYFASPNYFLGLRTTDTLSDERVWYKANKFAGKLLTISGVIMLFVTILFMAFKLKNFLLPLIYINLLVLIVISIISVIYAHSYAKKLKKEEGEKPLILKKTINYIFIIVCISLIIIGLILPFTKPNPFIGVRIQKTFESFERWKIVNLITGILIAIYGAIFSYIFYKLLKKDDLERTKLTLKTISIFFLILILITIFTIFLSFLT
- a CDS encoding glycerate kinase, which produces MIESEIFKKLRKDVFDSIDYLLKKIDPEKRVQEFLIKEGNKLKIGEDEIDLNKFDKIFLISFGKAGVKMAKGALLKISFYKGLVISNIDYFDFPNNIEYIKGEHPTPGNGSFYAGKKLIELSNEIKENDLTIILISGGGSSLVEYPLIPLSDLKELTSLMLKHGLSIDEINTIRKHISEIKGGKLLKYLKGKVYSLIISDVIGDDLSVISSGVTYFDNSTFLDALNNLKNYDLIDKVPKSVIEIINKGIKGEISETLKENEFPKKRVKNFIISSNYDACKILINFFKDKGYNTFYLGSRINGDVKDVSKVIGGIIIDIYENKIDVPKPCVLLYGGETTVIVKGNGVGGRNQEIALLMSKYIQNKNILFLSFGTDGIDGNSPASGAIVDGETLNRAKSLNLDYKKFLENNDSYNFFKQLNDLIILGPTGNNVMDIGIAIII